One genomic region from Carettochelys insculpta isolate YL-2023 chromosome 4, ASM3395843v1, whole genome shotgun sequence encodes:
- the FOXI3 gene encoding forkhead box protein I3, translating into MSAGDPPGSPASPPPRRAPGAPEPAAYCGEPFGGLYVPPGAAPAAYALGDYGPAAGGGGYLWGPGPYLQGGPAPAPFLPAGCSRGAPAAPAADLGWLSLAGQEELLRLVRPPYSYSALIAMAIQSAPGRKLTLSHIYQYVAENFPFYRRSKAGWQNSIRHNLSLNDCFRKVPRDEDDPGKGNYWTLDPNCEKMFDNGNFRRKRKRRSEPSTPAVVPSLGGVKAEDRHPIPASMGKPCGNSPSPELEPSPVQDHLKSSSSPGILSAPPGCLSTFFSGMSSLSSGGNRLAGGLSSELHHRNFPTGQMSGGTFAVSSSSSSQDILPPDQLQRVPGPTAAYYNSFHPSSSSSSSQGAQYNHYYNFTVNSLIYTRDGTEV; encoded by the exons ATGAGCGCCGGCGACCCGCCCGGCTCCCCCGCCAGCCcgccgccccgccgcgccccggGGGCGCCCGAGCCGGCCGCGTACTGCGGGGAGCCCTTCGGCGGCCTCTACGTGCCGCCGGGCGCCGCGCCGGCAGCCTACGCGCTGGGCGACTACGGGCCGGCGGCCGGCGGCGGCGGCTACCTGTGGGGCCCGGGCCCCTACCTGCAGGGCGGCCCCGCGCCGGCCCCCTTCCTGCCGGCCGGCTGCTCCCGGGGCGCCCCCGCCGCGCCCGCGGCCGACCTGGGCTGGCTGAGCCTGGCcgggcaggaggagctgctgcgcCTGGTGCGGCCGCCCTACTCCTACTCGGCGCTGATCGCCATGGCCATCCAGAGCGCGCCCGGCCGCAAGCTGACCCTGAGCCACATCTACCAGTACGTGGCCGAGAACTTCCCCTTCTACCGGCGCAGCAAGGCGGGCTGGCAGAACTCCATCCGCCACAACCTCAGCCTCAACGACTGCTTCCGCAAGGTGCCCCGCGACGAGGACGACCCCG GGAAGGGGAACTACTGGACCTTAGACCCAAACTGCGAGAAGATGTTCGATAACGGGAACTTCCGGCGCAAGCGTAAGCGGCGGTCAGAGCCCAGCACCCCCGCAGTGGTGCCCTCCCTTGGAGGCGTGAAGGCTGAGGACCGGCATCCCATCCCCGCTTCCATGGGCAAGCCCTGTGGAAacagcccctcccctgagctggAACCATCTCCTGTACAGGACCATCTGAAAAGCTCCTCTTCCCCAGGCATCCTCTCAGCCCCCCCTGGCTGCTTGAGCACCTTCTTCAGTGGCATGAGCTCTCTGAGCAGTGGAGGGAACCGCCTGGCAGGAGGCCTCAGCAGTGAGCTGCACCATCGGAACTTCCCCACTGGGCAGATGAGCGGTGGCACCTTCGCTGtctcttccagcagctcctcccaggacaTTCTCCCACCAGACCAGCTGCAGCGAGTTCCAGGGCCCACGGCTGCCTATTACAACTCcttccaccccagcagcagcagcagcagcagccagggagcccagtaCAATCATTACTACAACTTCACAGTCAATAGCCTCATCTACACCCGGGATGGCACTGAGGTGTAG